The proteins below are encoded in one region of Xenopus laevis strain J_2021 chromosome 8L, Xenopus_laevis_v10.1, whole genome shotgun sequence:
- the ndufa8.L gene encoding NADH:ubiquinone oxidoreductase subunit A8 L homeolog has protein sequence MPGHVELPTAEELSVQELNVSSAVLKAAAHHLGSQCDKPNKEFMLCRWEEKDPRKCLEEGRKVNGCALDFFRKIKTYCAEPFTEYWTCIDYSNLLELRRCRKQQAAFDNCVLDKLGWVRPELGDLSKVTKVKTDRPLPDNIYHSRPRPEPNPSIEAELTPSKHGSKMFFWTW, from the exons ATGCCCGGTCATGTGGAATTACCGACTGCTGAGGAGCTATCAGTGCAGGAG CTAAATGTTAGCTCCGCTGTTCTAAAAGCTGCTGCCCATCACCTTGGCTCCCAGTGTGACAAGCCCAATAAGGAATTCATGCTATGCCGCTGGGAAGAGAAGGACCCCAGGAAATGTCTAGAGGAAGGGAGAAAGGTGAATGGATGTGCTCTGGATTTTTTCAG GAAAATTAAAACTTATTGTGCAGAGCCTTTTACTGAATACTGGACTTGCATTGACTATTCCAATCTGCTAGAACTCCGCCGCTGTCGCAAGCAGCAGGCAGCATTTGACAACTGTGTCCTTGACAAGCTGGGATGGGTGAGACCCGAACTGGGAGATTTGTCCAAG GTCACTAAAGTGAAAACAGACAGACCTTTACCAGATAATATCTATCACTCAAGGCCAAGGCCTGAGCCAAACCCTTCAATTGAAGCAGAGCTAACACCATCAAAACATGGCAGCAAGATGTTCTTCTGGACCTGGTAG